A segment of the Verrucomicrobiota bacterium genome:
AGGTCCCCAGAACGCCCAAATGGTAAAAGTCACCAGGGAAGTTATAACAACTGCCGGAACAAAATAGGCCGAAACTTTATCCGCCAGTTTCTGGATCGGTGCGCGGCTGCGTTGGGCCTCTGACACGCTATGCACGATCTGTGATAGCATTGTTTCCGATCCGGTGGCTTCCACTTTCATGGTGAAACTTCCTGTTTGATTGATCGTGGCACCAATTACTTTGTCACCGATTGATTTCTTAACCGGGATGGGTTCTCCGGTTATCATGGATTCGTCGATAGTGCTGCGGCCTTCAATAATGGAGCCATCGATCGGCACTTTTTCACCAGGCTTGACCCTGACGCTATCGCCCTTGACCAGGTCTTCCAGGGGAACATCCTCTTCTTTTCCATCGACAATCCGGTGAGCCGTTTTCGCCGCGAGGTTGAGTAAATTCGTTATAGCTTTGTTGGTGCTGCTACGGGCCCGTGCTTCCAACCATTGTCCCAGGAGAACCAATACGGTGATGACTGCCGCGGCTTCGAAATAGAGCCCCACTTCACCGTGCATTCTGAATGACTCCGGAAATATTTCGGGAAAGACAACCGCAACTGCGCTGAAACCCCAGGCGGCACCCACTCCAAGCATAATGAGTGTAAACATGTTCGGGCTGCGGTTGACGATGGATCGCCAGCCTCGGGCGAAAAACATGCCACCCGCCCAAAATACGACCGGCGTTGCCAGTATAAATTCTATCCATTTTCCGAAGGAGCGCGGGATAAGCTTCTCCAGAGATATCCCAGGCAACATGCTTCCGAATGCGAGGAGAAATACCGGAATGGTCAGGGCGAGCCCGAACCAGAACTTGATGGCGAGTGAACGGATCTCCTTGTTTTCTTCGTCCTCCGAATCCACCGGTGACATCGGCTCCAGATTCATCCCGCATTTGGGACATTGGCCGGGATGATCCTGCTGCACTTCCGGGTGCATTGGGCAGGTGTAGATGGTTTTGGCGGTTTCCCGGTAAGCCGGATTACGCTCTAGGCGCATACCACATTTGGGGCAGTCTCCGGGTTTGTCCGATTCCACCCCCGCACACATAGGGCAAAAGTACTTTGCGGATGCAGAAGCCGTATCGATTGTTTTCTCGTGATGGTCGTGCCCGTGATGGCAGCACGCATGTTCAGATTCTGCGGATGGCTCTCCTGATTCGTGACAGGAAGAAGGTTCGTCCTTCTCGTTTGGCGTCTTCATGTGTGGCAAAATAAGATTGTTATGATTGAGACTCAGATCTCTACCGAAGTGAAAGTTTGAAATCGCGGAGATCGGCAGCAAGCTACCGCTTACATATAGATAAGCGATACGAGGTGTAGGAGGTAGCTTGCTGCCGAATAGTACCGAACGCAGTGACATCACCCATACTGAGGATGTTCGCTCAGTCTTTGAAAAGAATGGGAAAGATGGTTGGAATTGAATTTGTAGGTGTCATCATTCCATTCCTCGAAACGGCTTGTGATTTTCAATTCAGATACCCCAATGTTTGCTTCGGGGAGGTTCATTCTTTGTGTTCGTCATGGCCTTCTTTGGAACTGGCTTTGGCCAGCTGGGCATCCACGGTTCCGCAATGGAGCATCATTGCTCCGAAATAGGGGTTAACCAATTTTTCATTGTTCTGCAGCCATGCTCCGCCTTTACCATCGAAGGCCATTGGGCAGCTCATCTTGTAGATGTTTTGCGTCTTGGTTGTCCCTACATGTTCGATCATTTCTGATAGGTCTTCAGACAGGGTAAGAAACGCCGTTCTTGCGGATGAGATGTCCGCAGCATCGGCCAAATTCGTTGCTTGATCCTGTAGGTCGAGAAGGGATGGTGCATCTTCAAAAGAAGGTCCGTGCCCCAGCATTGCCTTGAAGGTATTCGAGTGTTGTTTCGATGTCTCGAGATCATCGTTGGCAAGGGATGCTTGAAGCTCAAAGTAAGGCTTCAAGAGCATATCGACGAACTCGGGTTTTATGGCCTTGGAATGCGCGAACAACGACGTGGATGCGATCAGGGTGGCGATGATTAATGTGATTATTTTTGATTTCATGATTTTGGTGTGAATTTGAGTTTAGATTCTTCAATTGATGAATAGAGAACGGGGACTACAAAAATAGTTAGTAGGGCCAGGAGCATGCCTCCGAAAGTTGGAATGGCCATGGGGATCATGATATCGGCTCCTCGACCGGTCGAAGTAAGCACGGGCAGCAGTGCAAGAAGGGTGGTTGCACTCGTTATGAGGGCTGGACGCGATCGCCTGGTTCCCGCGTATATAACAGCCTCGCGAATTTCTTTCGCGCTTTTTGGGTTCCGGTCCGAAAATGTTTGTCGTAAATAGGTGCAAATGAGGACGCCATCGTCAGTTGCAATTCCGAATAGGGCCAGGAACCCAACCCACACTGCCACCGACAAATTGATGGTCCCCATCTGAAAAAGAGATCGAAGGTTTTGGTCAAAAAGTTCGAAATTGAGGAACCAGGGCTGGCCATAAAACCACAGGAGGATGAACCCTCCAGACCAGGCGAACAGGATTCCCGAAAACACCAGTAGCGTGGTCGATATCCTCTTGAATTGAAAATAGAGTATCAACCAGATGGCGAAGAGGGCTATCGGCAGCACTAGTCGCAACTTTTTTTCGGCCCGAACCTGGTTTTCATAATTACCGGTAAATTGGTAGCTGACTCCGGCGGGGGTATCGAGTTCTCCGGATTCCTTTTTTTGTTCCAGGAAATCTCGTGCCTGCTCAACCACTTCGACCTCGGCAAATCCGGGTTGTTTATCGAAGGTAACGTAGGCGACCAGAAAGGTGTCTTCACTTTTGATAACTTGTGGGCCTCGTTGGTATTCAATGGTGGAAAGTTCCTTCAGTGGTATTTGCGAGCCGCTGGGTGTGGCCACTAGAATATTTTCGATCTCTTCAATGGTGTCTCGCAGTTCCCGCATGTATCTTACGCGCACAGGATAACGCTCGCGGCCTTCGACGGTTTGGGTTACCGGTTTACCACCAACCGCGACCTCAATGACGTCCTGCACCATTTTGATTTTGATACCGTAACGGGCGATGGCGTCACGATCAATATCGATTTCCAGGTAGGGTTTGCCCACTACACGGTCTGCGATAACGGTTGTGGGTTTGATCGAAGGAACCTGCTTTAAGAGTCCTTCCAATTCCAACGCGACCTTTTCGATGGTTTCCAGGTCGGGGCCAAACAACTTCAAACCCATGGGTGCGCGCATCCCTGTTTGCAGCATGATCAGCCGGGTTTCAATGGGTTGCAGTTTGGTGGCGGAGGTGGTTCCCGGTAGCGCGGTGACTCGCACGATTTCATTCCAGATATCGTCAGGGCTTTTTATATGATCCCGCCACTGACGGAAGGGTCGTCCATCCTTGTCGGGGATAAGTTCTCCTCGGGGGTCTCGCAAGAAATCCTGCCGTTTTTTATCCCATGCAAAAGTGATGATTCGGCCATGCTCATCGGTCATAAACTCCGACTTATAATTAACCACGGTTTCAAACATCGAGATCGGAGCCGGATCAAGCGGGCTTTCCGCTCGTCCCAGTTTCCCCACTACACTTTCAATCTCCGGAATCGCATGGATCGCCATGTCCTGTTTTTGCATAACATCCATCGATTCTCCGATGGAAGCGTGGGGCATGGTGGTCGGCATCCACAGGAACGAACCTTCATCCAACGATGGCATAAACTCCTTACCCAATCCCGGAAGTTGATGAGTCATGGCCACAAAGGGACGGGATTTTTTGACAACATCAGGCATCCAGCCAAACAGAGTTCCCCAGCCCAACCAGACGCAGAATCCGAAAAGCAGGATCATACAACAAAATCCGAGGAAGGCGATTTTCATCTCCAATAATAATGCCAGTAATTTGGGATAGAGTCGGATGAAAAGACAAAAGAACCCCAATAGGCCACCAATGGTGATGAGAACAAAAAAGATGTTTAAGAAGTCTCGTTCGGGTCCAAGTGGTTTCCAATCTGCTGCCAACCAAAGAGCGACCAGTATGGCTACACCAAAGTTGAAGGTGTATAAAGTGATCCTGCGAGTTACATCTGGAATATGGGTGGAGAAATGGTGGAATGCAGCCGTTGCCATCATCAGCAGACCCAACCACCAGGGGAACCACGATACGAAGATCCAGCCAAGCAATCCGGCTACTCCCATCCCTGCCCAGAACCCGGATTTGGTAAGCGTGGATTTAAACTTCCCTGCGATAATCCAGTGGGCGAGGGGAGGAATGATGGTTAACGCCACGACAATCGATCCGATCAAGGCAAACGTCTTGGTATAGGCCAGCGGTTTGAAG
Coding sequences within it:
- a CDS encoding copper-translocating P-type ATPase, which gives rise to MKTPNEKDEPSSCHESGEPSAESEHACCHHGHDHHEKTIDTASASAKYFCPMCAGVESDKPGDCPKCGMRLERNPAYRETAKTIYTCPMHPEVQQDHPGQCPKCGMNLEPMSPVDSEDEENKEIRSLAIKFWFGLALTIPVFLLAFGSMLPGISLEKLIPRSFGKWIEFILATPVVFWAGGMFFARGWRSIVNRSPNMFTLIMLGVGAAWGFSAVAVVFPEIFPESFRMHGEVGLYFEAAAVITVLVLLGQWLEARARSSTNKAITNLLNLAAKTAHRIVDGKEEDVPLEDLVKGDSVRVKPGEKVPIDGSIIEGRSTIDESMITGEPIPVKKSIGDKVIGATINQTGSFTMKVEATGSETMLSQIVHSVSEAQRSRAPIQKLADKVSAYFVPAVVITSLVTFTIWAFWGPAPALAYAIVNAVAVIIIACPCALGLATPMSIMVGVGKGAQQGILVKNAEAIERTEKVTHLITDKTGTLTEGRPRVVEILPAEGVSLDEVLILAAAVEQHSEHPLARAVLEKAKSEGLEVSQADEFESSTGGGVTATIGSDQIQVGKLDFLLESGMKNKTTLADQAATLQAKANTVIWVARNHLIIGIIAIADPIKSSSLKAIQSLHAMGITVIMCTGDNQATAEAVAKELGINKVHAGVSPADKQRIVMELKAQGHRVAMAGDGINDAPALAASDVGIAMGTGTDVAIESAGITLVKGDLRGIVSALQLSRAVMRNIRQNLFFAFVYNTAGIPLAAGILYPFFGILLSPMIAGAAMSFSSVSVIANALRLRKTQLN
- a CDS encoding DUF3347 domain-containing protein, which produces MKSKIITLIIATLIASTSLFAHSKAIKPEFVDMLLKPYFELQASLANDDLETSKQHSNTFKAMLGHGPSFEDAPSLLDLQDQATNLADAADISSARTAFLTLSEDLSEMIEHVGTTKTQNIYKMSCPMAFDGKGGAWLQNNEKLVNPYFGAMMLHCGTVDAQLAKASSKEGHDEHKE
- a CDS encoding efflux RND transporter permease subunit, encoding MNHSDNEPPSSSSDPRPSPRSENPAPRASRPSSPINILIRFCLENKLVVVLFTTVLILWGIAVAPFDWQFENFPRDPVPVDAIPDLGENQQIVFTSWMGRSPQDIEDQITYPLTTALLGLPEVRTVRSYSMFGFSSIYIIFKEDTEFYWTRSRILEKLNSLPSGTLPEGVTPQLGPDATALGQVFWYTLEGMDPEGTPTGGWDLDELRSTQDWYVRYALQGVDGVAEVASIGGYVKEYQVDVDPDALRTYGIALHEVFDAVRGSNLDVGARTIEINRVEYVIRGLGFIENLDDLRKTVITQRDNVPITLEQVAEIQYGPALRRGALDKAGAEAVGGVVVTRYGENPMAVIKRIKEKIQEISAGMPKKTLEDGTESQVQIVPFYDRSGLINETLGTLEDAVRQQILVTIIVVIIMVMHLRSASLISGVLPLAVLFAFIGMRIFKVDANVVALSGIAIAIGTIVDMGVVLIENILKHLDSADENESRLEVVYRACAEVGSAVVTAVLTTVISFLPVFTMEAAEGKLFKPLAYTKTFALIGSIVVALTIIPPLAHWIIAGKFKSTLTKSGFWAGMGVAGLLGWIFVSWFPWWLGLLMMATAAFHHFSTHIPDVTRRITLYTFNFGVAILVALWLAADWKPLGPERDFLNIFFVLITIGGLLGFFCLFIRLYPKLLALLLEMKIAFLGFCCMILLFGFCVWLGWGTLFGWMPDVVKKSRPFVAMTHQLPGLGKEFMPSLDEGSFLWMPTTMPHASIGESMDVMQKQDMAIHAIPEIESVVGKLGRAESPLDPAPISMFETVVNYKSEFMTDEHGRIITFAWDKKRQDFLRDPRGELIPDKDGRPFRQWRDHIKSPDDIWNEIVRVTALPGTTSATKLQPIETRLIMLQTGMRAPMGLKLFGPDLETIEKVALELEGLLKQVPSIKPTTVIADRVVGKPYLEIDIDRDAIARYGIKIKMVQDVIEVAVGGKPVTQTVEGRERYPVRVRYMRELRDTIEEIENILVATPSGSQIPLKELSTIEYQRGPQVIKSEDTFLVAYVTFDKQPGFAEVEVVEQARDFLEQKKESGELDTPAGVSYQFTGNYENQVRAEKKLRLVLPIALFAIWLILYFQFKRISTTLLVFSGILFAWSGGFILLWFYGQPWFLNFELFDQNLRSLFQMGTINLSVAVWVGFLALFGIATDDGVLICTYLRQTFSDRNPKSAKEIREAVIYAGTRRSRPALITSATTLLALLPVLTSTGRGADIMIPMAIPTFGGMLLALLTIFVVPVLYSSIEESKLKFTPKS